A genomic region of Herbaspirillum sp. DW155 contains the following coding sequences:
- the moaA gene encoding GTP 3',8-cyclase MoaA → MNKRVIPIVDYRQASSASPSGVGAPVAVQPTGRLSDSLGRPLHDLRISVTDRCNFRCVYCMPKDVFDKQYQFLPHSDLLTFEELTRVAAQFVAHGVRKIRLTGGEPLLRKNIETLIGMLAALCTPDGEEIDLTLTTNGTLLKQKAVALKAAGLKRVTVSLDSLDDASFRRMNDVDFPVARVLEGIEAAHAAGLGPIKINMVVKKGVNDDQILPMARYFKGSPAILRFIEYMDVGSSNGWRMDEVLPSSEVVRRIAAEMPLEVADPNYTGETAERWRYVDGSGEIGVISSVTQAFCQDCSRARLSTEGKVYTCLFASEGHDLRSIVRNGSSDAEIAGAIAALWGQRGDRYSELRSAMQDAPVRKVEMSYIGG, encoded by the coding sequence ATGAACAAGCGCGTCATTCCCATCGTCGATTATCGGCAAGCCTCATCCGCCAGCCCGTCAGGTGTCGGCGCGCCGGTGGCCGTCCAGCCTACCGGCCGGCTCTCCGACAGCCTGGGACGTCCGCTGCATGACCTGCGCATTTCAGTCACCGACCGCTGCAATTTCCGCTGCGTCTATTGCATGCCCAAGGATGTCTTCGACAAGCAATACCAGTTCCTGCCGCATTCCGACCTGCTGACCTTCGAGGAGCTGACCCGCGTGGCGGCCCAGTTCGTGGCGCATGGCGTACGCAAGATCCGCCTGACCGGTGGCGAGCCGCTGCTGCGCAAGAACATCGAGACCCTGATCGGCATGCTGGCCGCCCTGTGCACCCCCGACGGCGAGGAAATCGACCTCACCCTGACCACCAATGGCACCCTGCTGAAGCAAAAGGCCGTGGCCCTCAAGGCAGCCGGACTCAAGCGCGTGACGGTCTCGCTGGATTCGCTGGATGACGCGAGCTTTCGCCGCATGAACGACGTCGACTTCCCTGTGGCCCGTGTGCTGGAAGGCATCGAAGCGGCGCACGCTGCCGGCCTCGGTCCGATCAAGATCAACATGGTGGTCAAGAAGGGCGTCAACGACGACCAGATCCTGCCGATGGCACGCTACTTCAAGGGCAGCCCGGCCATCCTGCGCTTCATCGAATACATGGATGTGGGTTCCTCCAACGGCTGGCGCATGGACGAGGTGCTACCCTCCAGCGAGGTGGTACGCCGCATCGCCGCCGAAATGCCGCTGGAAGTGGCCGATCCCAACTACACCGGCGAGACTGCCGAACGCTGGCGCTATGTCGATGGCAGCGGCGAGATCGGCGTGATCTCCAGCGTAACGCAAGCCTTCTGCCAGGATTGCTCGCGCGCGCGCCTGTCCACCGAGGGCAAGGTCTACACCTGCCTGTTTGCCAGCGAAGGGCACGACCTGCGCAGCATCGTGCGCAATGGCAGCAGCGATGCCGAAATTGCCGGTGCCATCGCGGCCCTCTGGGGGCAGCGCGGCGACCGCTATTCCGAACTGCGCAGCGCCATGCAGGACGCGCCGGTGCGCAAGGTCGAGATGTCCTATATCGGCGGCTAG
- a CDS encoding Rne/Rng family ribonuclease, protein MKRMLFNATQQEELRVAIVDGQKLIDIDIETTGREQRKSNIYKGVITRIEPSLEACFVNYGEERHGFLPFKEVARTYFKEGIDVRNASIKEALREGQEIIVQVEKEERGNKGAALTSFISLAGRYLVLMPNNPRGGGVSRRVEGEDRQELRETMDKLDLPSGMSVIARTAGIGRNVDELQWDLNYLMQLWRAIEGAGQSGSGAFLIYQESSLVIRAIRDYFQPDIGEILIDTDDIHDQAQQFMAHVMPDMVHRVKRYRDDVPLFSRFQIEHQIETAYSRTVPLPSGGAIVIDHTEALVSVDVNSARATRGSDIETTAFNTNLEAADEVARQLRLRDLGGLIVIDFIDMENSKNQREVEGRLKDALHYDRARVQMGKISRFGLMELSRQRLRPSLSEGSHVTCPRCNGTGHIRDTESSALQVLRIIQEEAMKENSAAIHVQAPVDVAAFLLNEKRGEILKIETRHRVTVIMIPNKHLETPHYKMERIKHDDPRLDDAQASYAMAEQADTDIGYSKRQKDEVRPRQEAVVKGITPDQPAPIVERKAPEPVAAPVPPPTLAPESGLLGKIFAFFRKKPVAPVEAPAPVEAKAPAKREGERSGRGGDRNGRNRNRGERAERGGERAERGERNAEQRAARGPAAVELKTGDATEAKQARAPRGPREPKEGREPREGRELREGREPRETREALPREGQEPKEARRNEPREPREPREAREPREGREGREPREPRQPREPRAPRGERKDPKAEEGLPLEAALAAGAATAGVAVAAGAVALSNDAQAAQLDVGQVEATEGVEGVEGTEAAEGGTEPRRRRRRGGRNRHRRERDENGNVIENGEGEAADQSDAAEGAEPAFVASAAAVSVNAETVVADSSAAPVEVAQAAVAQASFAASPVPQQAQPDAAVQVESGVNSVEAVAAAAAEATQAVFSNQPAIEPAAPSIDASFAPTPAFEPVQAPVAAPAASEAPVDVQVAAPVVAPAAVAPAVPQQISLLDAVEASPAPVAAEPAPVVADAAPVAASAAAASTGNGAQWDSLQQMLSQAGLTLATTDPAKLRAAQEAAAAFVPAPHVPRERKPLPPQSTEPLVQVETRR, encoded by the coding sequence ATGAAACGTATGTTGTTCAACGCCACGCAGCAGGAAGAACTGCGCGTAGCGATCGTCGACGGTCAGAAACTGATCGACATCGACATCGAAACCACCGGACGCGAGCAGCGCAAGTCCAACATCTACAAGGGCGTCATCACCCGCATCGAGCCCTCGCTGGAAGCCTGCTTCGTCAACTACGGCGAAGAACGCCACGGCTTCCTGCCCTTCAAGGAAGTGGCCCGCACCTATTTCAAGGAAGGCATTGACGTCCGCAACGCCAGCATCAAGGAAGCGCTGCGCGAAGGCCAGGAAATCATCGTCCAGGTCGAGAAGGAAGAACGCGGCAACAAGGGCGCTGCCCTGACCTCGTTCATCTCCCTGGCCGGCCGCTACCTGGTGCTCATGCCCAACAACCCGCGCGGCGGCGGCGTCTCGCGCCGTGTCGAAGGCGAAGACCGCCAGGAACTGCGCGAGACCATGGACAAGCTGGACCTGCCCAGCGGCATGTCCGTCATCGCCCGCACCGCCGGCATCGGCCGCAACGTCGATGAACTGCAGTGGGACCTGAACTACCTGATGCAACTCTGGCGCGCCATCGAAGGCGCCGGCCAGTCCGGCTCGGGTGCCTTCCTGATCTACCAGGAATCCTCGCTGGTCATCCGCGCCATCCGCGACTACTTCCAGCCCGACATCGGCGAAATCCTGATCGACACCGACGACATCCACGACCAGGCCCAGCAGTTCATGGCCCACGTGATGCCGGACATGGTTCACCGCGTCAAGCGCTACCGCGATGATGTGCCGCTGTTCTCGCGCTTCCAGATCGAACACCAGATCGAGACCGCCTACTCGCGCACGGTCCCGCTGCCCTCGGGCGGCGCCATCGTCATCGACCACACCGAAGCGCTGGTGTCGGTGGACGTCAACTCGGCACGCGCCACCCGTGGCAGCGACATCGAAACCACCGCCTTCAACACCAACCTCGAAGCCGCCGATGAAGTGGCCCGCCAGTTGCGCCTGCGCGACCTGGGCGGCCTGATCGTGATCGACTTCATCGACATGGAGAATTCCAAGAACCAGCGTGAAGTCGAAGGCCGTCTCAAGGACGCCCTGCACTACGACCGCGCCCGCGTTCAGATGGGCAAGATCTCCCGCTTCGGCCTGATGGAACTGTCGCGCCAGCGCCTGCGCCCCTCGCTCTCCGAAGGCAGCCACGTGACCTGCCCGCGCTGCAACGGCACCGGCCACATCCGCGATACCGAATCCTCCGCCCTGCAGGTGCTGCGCATCATCCAGGAAGAGGCCATGAAGGAAAATTCAGCCGCCATCCACGTGCAAGCGCCGGTGGACGTGGCTGCCTTCCTGCTCAATGAAAAACGGGGCGAAATCCTGAAGATCGAGACGCGCCATCGCGTCACCGTCATCATGATCCCCAACAAGCACCTGGAAACCCCGCACTACAAGATGGAACGGATCAAGCACGACGATCCGCGCCTGGACGACGCCCAAGCCAGCTACGCCATGGCCGAGCAGGCCGATACCGACATCGGCTACAGCAAGCGCCAGAAGGACGAAGTGCGTCCGCGCCAGGAAGCCGTGGTCAAGGGCATCACCCCCGACCAGCCGGCGCCCATCGTCGAACGCAAGGCACCGGAGCCGGTCGCGGCCCCCGTGCCGCCGCCGACTCTGGCTCCCGAATCGGGCCTGCTGGGCAAGATCTTCGCCTTCTTCCGCAAGAAACCGGTCGCTCCGGTGGAAGCCCCGGCACCGGTCGAAGCCAAGGCTCCGGCCAAGCGCGAAGGCGAGCGCAGCGGCCGTGGTGGCGACCGCAATGGCCGCAACCGCAACCGTGGTGAACGCGCTGAGCGTGGTGGCGAGCGCGCCGAACGTGGCGAACGCAATGCCGAGCAGCGTGCAGCACGCGGCCCGGCCGCCGTCGAACTGAAGACGGGCGACGCCACCGAAGCCAAGCAGGCCCGTGCACCGCGTGGCCCGCGCGAACCCAAGGAAGGCCGCGAGCCGCGTGAAGGCCGTGAACTCCGTGAAGGCCGTGAACCGCGCGAGACCCGTGAAGCCCTGCCCCGCGAAGGCCAGGAGCCCAAGGAAGCGCGCCGCAATGAGCCCCGCGAACCTCGTGAACCGCGTGAAGCCCGCGAGCCGCGTGAAGGTCGCGAAGGCCGCGAACCGCGTGAACCGCGCCAGCCCCGTGAACCGCGCGCACCGCGTGGCGAACGCAAGGACCCCAAGGCCGAGGAAGGTCTGCCGCTGGAGGCCGCACTGGCTGCCGGTGCCGCGACCGCAGGCGTGGCCGTGGCCGCCGGTGCCGTCGCCCTGTCCAATGACGCACAGGCCGCCCAGCTCGACGTGGGACAAGTGGAAGCTACCGAAGGCGTGGAAGGTGTCGAAGGTACGGAAGCTGCCGAAGGCGGCACCGAGCCGCGTCGTCGTCGTCGCCGTGGCGGTCGCAACCGTCATCGTCGCGAACGCGATGAGAACGGCAACGTGATCGAAAACGGCGAAGGTGAAGCTGCTGACCAGTCCGACGCCGCTGAAGGCGCCGAACCGGCATTCGTGGCCAGCGCCGCAGCCGTCAGTGTGAACGCCGAGACCGTCGTGGCCGACTCCTCGGCTGCGCCGGTGGAAGTCGCCCAGGCTGCCGTGGCCCAGGCTTCCTTCGCCGCCTCGCCGGTGCCGCAACAAGCCCAGCCCGACGCCGCTGTCCAGGTCGAAAGCGGCGTGAACTCGGTGGAAGCCGTGGCCGCTGCGGCTGCCGAAGCGACCCAGGCCGTGTTCTCGAACCAGCCTGCCATCGAACCGGCTGCACCGTCCATCGATGCCAGCTTCGCCCCGACCCCGGCCTTCGAGCCGGTGCAAGCCCCCGTTGCTGCCCCGGCCGCATCGGAAGCTCCGGTCGATGTGCAGGTGGCGGCTCCGGTGGTGGCCCCTGCTGCGGTGGCCCCGGCCGTGCCGCAACAGATCAGCCTGCTGGATGCCGTCGAAGCCAGCCCGGCTCCGGTGGCCGCCGAACCGGCTCCCGTGGTGGCTGACGCCGCACCGGTCGCTGCTTCCGCAGCCGCTGCCAGCACCGGCAACGGTGCCCAGTGGGACTCGCTGCAGCAGATGCTGTCGCAAGCCGGCCTGACCCTGGCCACTACCGATCCGGCCAAGCTGCGCGCCGCCCAGGAAGCCGCTGCGGCCTTCGTCCCGGCACCGCACGTGCCGCGCGAGCGCAAGCCGCTGCCGCCGCAGTCGACCGAGCCGCTGGTCCAGGTGGAAACCCGCCGTTGA
- the rluC gene encoding 23S rRNA pseudouridine(955/2504/2580) synthase RluC codes for MKDLARFSRGASESAAAAPASRSEAASQNLPQVQLLTISDEEAGQRIDNFLLRICKGVPKSHIYRVLRSGEVRVNKGRIDQTYRLAEGDVVRVPPIRVAEKQEQVVPGAEFRILLEDSHLLVIDKPAGVAVHGGSGVSYGVIEQLRAARPQAKFLELVHRLDRDTSGVLLIAKKRSALTNLHDQMREGTTDKRYFTLVQGDWKNARQHVKLPLFKYSTPDGERRVRVQADGQPSHTIFSLLRRFGEFALLEAELKTGRTHQIRVHLSSSGFPIVGDDKYGDFTLNKALQKADGSRIAFKRMFLHAWRISFRHPESGETVTLKAGLPDECARFLRSLEGGAEGDLLPHNMLAGTEQ; via the coding sequence ATGAAGGACTTAGCGAGATTTTCTAGGGGGGCTTCTGAAAGCGCCGCAGCCGCGCCCGCCTCCCGGAGCGAAGCAGCCTCGCAGAACCTTCCCCAGGTGCAGTTGCTGACCATTTCTGACGAAGAAGCCGGGCAGCGGATCGACAATTTCCTGCTGCGTATCTGCAAGGGTGTGCCCAAGAGTCATATCTACCGTGTCCTGCGCTCGGGCGAGGTGCGCGTCAACAAGGGCCGCATCGACCAGACCTACCGTCTGGCCGAAGGCGACGTGGTGCGCGTGCCGCCAATACGAGTTGCAGAGAAGCAAGAACAGGTGGTGCCCGGCGCCGAATTCCGCATCCTGCTGGAAGACAGCCACCTGCTGGTCATCGACAAGCCCGCCGGCGTGGCCGTCCATGGCGGCTCGGGCGTGAGCTATGGCGTGATCGAGCAACTGCGCGCCGCGCGCCCCCAGGCCAAGTTCCTGGAACTGGTGCACCGCCTGGACCGCGATACCTCGGGCGTGCTGCTGATCGCCAAGAAGCGCTCGGCCCTGACCAACCTGCATGACCAGATGCGCGAAGGCACTACCGACAAGCGCTATTTCACGCTGGTGCAGGGCGACTGGAAGAATGCCCGCCAGCACGTGAAGTTGCCGCTCTTCAAGTACAGCACCCCGGATGGCGAGCGCCGTGTGCGCGTGCAGGCCGATGGCCAGCCTTCGCACACCATCTTTTCGCTCTTGCGCCGCTTCGGTGAATTTGCGCTGCTGGAAGCTGAACTGAAGACCGGTCGCACCCATCAGATCCGGGTGCACCTGTCTTCCAGCGGCTTTCCCATCGTGGGCGACGACAAGTACGGCGATTTCACCCTCAACAAGGCCCTGCAGAAAGCCGATGGCAGCCGCATCGCCTTCAAGCGCATGTTCCTGCATGCCTGGCGCATCAGCTTCCGCCATCCCGAGAGCGGCGAAACGGTGACCCTGAAGGCCGGCCTGCCCGATGAATGCGCGCGTTTCCTGCGCAGTCTCGAAGGCGGCGCCGAGGGCGACCTGTTGCCGCACAACATGCTGGCCGGGACAGAACAGTGA
- a CDS encoding HAD-IIIA family hydrolase, translated as MARKQFDLIVFDWDGTLMDSTSTIVRCIQAAARDLGLPIPDKSAASYVIGLGLQDAMQAAIPDVDPKYYPRIVERYRHHYLGQDKDLTLFDGVPEMLADLSQQGYFLAVATGKSRVGLNRAMNTTGLLSKFDATRCADETFSKPHPAMLQELTRELGQDMHRTLMIGDTTHDLQMALNAGAKGVAVEFGAHPPEQLQSLAPLYSARSIRELHQWLNEHA; from the coding sequence ATGGCAAGAAAGCAATTTGACCTGATCGTTTTCGACTGGGACGGCACCCTGATGGACAGCACCTCCACCATCGTGCGCTGCATCCAGGCGGCCGCACGCGACCTGGGCCTGCCCATTCCTGACAAGAGCGCCGCGTCCTACGTGATCGGCCTGGGCTTGCAGGATGCCATGCAGGCGGCCATTCCGGATGTGGACCCGAAGTACTATCCGCGCATCGTGGAGCGCTACCGGCATCACTATCTCGGCCAGGACAAGGACCTGACCCTCTTCGACGGCGTGCCCGAGATGCTGGCCGACCTGTCGCAGCAGGGTTACTTCCTGGCGGTGGCCACCGGCAAGAGCCGGGTCGGGCTGAACCGGGCCATGAATACCACCGGCTTGCTCTCCAAGTTCGATGCCACCCGCTGTGCCGATGAGACCTTCTCCAAGCCGCATCCGGCCATGCTGCAGGAACTGACCCGCGAACTGGGCCAGGACATGCACCGCACCCTGATGATCGGCGACACCACCCACGACCTGCAGATGGCCCTCAATGCCGGTGCCAAGGGCGTGGCGGTGGAGTTCGGGGCGCATCCGCCGGAGCAATTGCAGAGTTTGGCGCCACTTTATTCAGCCCGTTCGATCCGTGAGCTGCATCAATGGCTCAATGAGCACGCCTGA
- a CDS encoding Rieske 2Fe-2S domain-containing protein — MTTPEDIFICPSSALLEGGLGKRFAVRVHGEAATGFVVRYGGVVYGYLNRCAHVPVELDWAEGEFFESSGLYLMCATHGAVYAPDTGKCKGGPCTGAHLRKIMTMERDGQVVWRPDDIVQPAEA, encoded by the coding sequence GTGACGACACCTGAAGATATCTTCATCTGCCCCTCAAGCGCCCTCCTGGAGGGCGGCCTGGGCAAGCGCTTTGCGGTGCGGGTGCATGGGGAAGCGGCCACGGGCTTCGTGGTACGTTATGGCGGGGTGGTGTACGGTTACCTGAACCGCTGTGCGCATGTGCCCGTCGAACTGGATTGGGCCGAGGGAGAATTCTTTGAATCCAGCGGCCTGTATCTCATGTGCGCAACACACGGCGCGGTTTATGCGCCCGATACCGGAAAATGCAAAGGCGGACCTTGTACCGGCGCGCATTTGCGTAAGATCATGACGATGGAGCGCGACGGCCAGGTGGTTTGGCGTCCGGATGACATCGTTCAGCCCGCCGAGGCATGA
- a CDS encoding S49 family peptidase, with amino-acid sequence MSNNESENPQDRPPQSSSSPASAPPSSSIPASVREDKKSGWERDVLEKLALFAVKEQRARRRWGVFFRIAILAVIVVGGWMAFAYNKIESEPLGPHTALVEIRGTIESEGQGSAAVVIPALDKAFAASDSVGVILKINSPGGSPVQAGMINDEITRLRKEYPKKPIYVVVEEMCASGGYYIAVAADKIYVNKASLIGSVGVLMDGFGFTGLMDKLGVERRLLTAGENKSFLDPFSPQSPKQRDYALSMLQEIHQQFIEVVRQGRGTRLKETPDTFSGLVWTGAKAVELGLADGYGTVDSVARDVIKAEDVVDYTQTENLSERVLKKFGVAFGAGFAKTMMSAPLSQLR; translated from the coding sequence ATGAGCAACAACGAATCTGAAAACCCGCAAGACCGTCCCCCTCAGTCTTCCTCCTCTCCGGCTTCTGCGCCGCCGTCTTCGTCCATCCCCGCCAGCGTGCGCGAGGACAAGAAAAGCGGCTGGGAGCGTGATGTCCTGGAAAAACTGGCGCTGTTCGCCGTCAAGGAACAGCGCGCCCGGCGTCGCTGGGGTGTGTTCTTCCGCATTGCCATCCTGGCGGTGATTGTGGTCGGTGGCTGGATGGCCTTTGCCTACAACAAGATCGAGAGCGAGCCGCTGGGTCCGCATACCGCCCTGGTCGAGATCCGCGGCACCATCGAATCCGAAGGCCAGGGGTCGGCGGCCGTGGTCATCCCGGCACTGGACAAGGCCTTCGCCGCCAGCGATTCGGTGGGCGTGATCCTGAAGATCAACAGTCCCGGCGGCAGCCCCGTGCAGGCCGGCATGATCAATGACGAGATCACCCGCCTGCGCAAGGAATACCCCAAGAAACCGATCTACGTGGTGGTCGAGGAAATGTGCGCCTCCGGTGGCTATTACATCGCCGTGGCGGCCGACAAGATCTACGTCAACAAGGCCAGCCTGATCGGTTCGGTGGGCGTGTTGATGGATGGCTTCGGTTTCACCGGCCTGATGGACAAGCTGGGCGTGGAGCGTCGTCTGCTGACGGCTGGCGAGAACAAGAGCTTCCTCGATCCCTTCAGCCCGCAAAGCCCGAAGCAGCGTGACTATGCGCTGTCGATGCTGCAGGAGATCCATCAGCAGTTCATCGAAGTGGTGCGCCAGGGTCGGGGTACGCGTCTGAAGGAAACCCCGGATACCTTCTCCGGCCTGGTCTGGACCGGCGCCAAGGCGGTCGAGCTGGGCCTGGCCGATGGCTATGGCACGGTCGACAGCGTGGCGCGCGATGTGATCAAGGCCGAGGACGTGGTGGACTACACCCAGACCGAGAATCTCTCCGAACGCGTGCTCAAGAAATTTGGCGTGGCCTTCGGTGCCGGGTTTGCCAAGACCATGATGTCGGCACCGCTGTCGCAGTTGCGATAA
- a CDS encoding SAM-dependent methyltransferase: MPGILYLVPNTLGSTNLPAEPGAAHPLEAIIPRQVQAIAARLDYFVAENAKTTRAFLKLLGSNTPLLKPIQQIQISELNINTPAAALPALLAPLLAGRDGGLISEAGVPAVADPGANLVRLAHQHGIQVRPLVGPSSLLLAVMASGLNGQSFAFNGYLPTDSEARARRIGQLEDRSRKEKQTQLLIETPYRNGAMLEALAQSCQPGTLICVATDLSLPTEAVRTQTAAQWKAALAANKAPDFHKKPTVFLLLAE, translated from the coding sequence ATGCCCGGCATTCTTTACCTGGTTCCCAACACGCTGGGAAGCACCAACCTTCCTGCCGAACCCGGCGCAGCGCATCCGCTGGAGGCCATCATCCCGCGCCAGGTGCAGGCCATCGCGGCGCGCCTGGATTATTTCGTGGCCGAGAACGCCAAGACCACGCGCGCCTTCCTCAAACTATTGGGGAGCAATACACCGCTGCTCAAGCCGATCCAGCAAATCCAGATCAGCGAGCTCAACATCAACACGCCAGCCGCCGCCCTGCCCGCCTTGCTGGCGCCGCTGCTGGCGGGCCGTGACGGCGGCCTGATCTCCGAAGCCGGGGTGCCTGCCGTGGCCGACCCTGGCGCCAACCTGGTGCGGCTGGCGCATCAGCATGGCATCCAGGTACGCCCGCTGGTCGGTCCGTCTTCGCTCCTGCTGGCGGTGATGGCCAGCGGATTGAATGGGCAGAGCTTCGCCTTCAATGGCTATCTGCCCACCGATTCCGAAGCGCGCGCCAGGCGCATCGGCCAGCTGGAAGATCGTTCCCGCAAGGAGAAGCAGACCCAGCTGCTGATCGAAACGCCCTATCGCAACGGCGCCATGCTGGAGGCCCTGGCGCAATCCTGCCAGCCGGGCACGCTGATCTGCGTGGCGACCGATCTGTCGCTGCCCACCGAAGCAGTGCGCACGCAGACCGCTGCGCAATGGAAGGCGGCGCTGGCAGCGAACAAGGCGCCGGACTTCCACAAGAAGCCCACGGTGTTCCTGCTGCTGGCCGAATAA
- a CDS encoding Ppx/GppA phosphatase family protein: protein MFAAVDLGSNSFRLHIGKYEDDSIRVIKSARDPIRLAAGIDKSGNLTPQACQSAIDSLTRFRAILRDYPLTAVRVVATNTLRVAKNATELLPELERAIGYPVEIISGEEEGRLIYMGVAGVLSDAGEERMVIDIGGGSTEVIRGLGEHIRHVESFGIGTVNQSLAFFPDGAITAAAFERAIISARSHVEDAVHLFSFDAASVNVYGSSGTMRAIADTIRRNNMGDGRVTLPSLAELMQRLIDFGHVSQISLDGMKPDRAGVIMGGLAVLIGFMQEFGIEVITPVEAGLRMGVMWDLQLRATKADRRDRSVEEFARRFHVDAARAHGVADTALGFFQILKPTTDSYARYLFWSALLHETGLVVSPTGYHKHSAYMIANADLPGFTTREQRLMSTLILGQKGNLKKISEMLADVDFAKAVLALRLAVMFRHAHITLDLDKVRVKLKSRIDLEIRRDYIKEHPSISFWFQKEQEWWAGIGVDFAVKVI from the coding sequence ATGTTTGCTGCGGTAGATCTCGGTTCCAACAGTTTTCGCTTGCACATCGGCAAGTATGAGGACGACAGCATACGCGTCATCAAGAGCGCGCGTGACCCCATCCGCCTGGCTGCGGGTATCGACAAGAGCGGCAACCTGACGCCGCAGGCCTGCCAGAGCGCCATCGATTCGCTCACGCGCTTTCGCGCCATCCTGCGCGACTATCCGCTGACCGCCGTGCGGGTGGTCGCCACCAATACCTTGCGCGTGGCCAAGAATGCCACCGAGCTGCTGCCTGAACTGGAGCGCGCCATCGGCTATCCGGTCGAGATTATTTCCGGCGAGGAAGAAGGGCGCCTGATCTACATGGGCGTGGCCGGCGTGCTTTCCGATGCCGGTGAAGAACGCATGGTCATCGACATCGGCGGCGGTTCCACCGAAGTCATCCGTGGCCTGGGCGAACATATCCGCCACGTCGAATCTTTCGGCATCGGTACCGTCAACCAGAGCCTGGCCTTCTTCCCCGATGGCGCCATCACGGCGGCAGCCTTCGAGCGCGCCATCATTTCGGCACGCTCGCATGTGGAAGATGCGGTGCATCTGTTCAGCTTCGATGCGGCCAGCGTCAATGTCTATGGGTCTTCCGGCACCATGCGTGCCATTGCCGATACCATCCGCCGCAACAACATGGGCGACGGCCGCGTCACGCTGCCCAGCCTGGCTGAGCTGATGCAGCGACTGATCGATTTCGGCCACGTCAGCCAGATTTCCCTGGACGGCATGAAGCCGGACCGTGCCGGCGTCATCATGGGCGGGCTGGCGGTGCTGATCGGCTTCATGCAGGAGTTCGGTATCGAGGTCATCACGCCGGTGGAAGCCGGCCTGCGCATGGGTGTGATGTGGGACTTGCAGTTGCGCGCCACCAAGGCCGACCGCCGCGACCGTTCGGTGGAAGAGTTCGCCCGCCGTTTCCATGTCGATGCCGCCCGCGCCCATGGCGTGGCCGATACCGCGCTGGGCTTCTTCCAGATCCTGAAGCCGACCACCGATTCCTATGCGCGCTATCTGTTCTGGAGTGCGCTGCTGCATGAAACCGGCCTGGTGGTCTCGCCCACCGGCTATCACAAGCATTCGGCCTACATGATCGCCAATGCCGACCTGCCGGGGTTCACCACGCGCGAGCAGCGCCTGATGAGCACCTTGATCCTCGGGCAGAAGGGCAACCTCAAGAAGATCAGCGAGATGCTGGCCGATGTCGATTTCGCCAAGGCGGTGCTGGCCTTGCGGCTGGCGGTGATGTTCCGCCATGCGCACATCACGCTGGACCTGGACAAGGTTCGGGTCAAGCTCAAGAGCCGCATCGACCTGGAGATCCGCCGCGACTACATCAAGGAACATCCGAGCATTTCCTTCTGGTTCCAGAAGGAGCAGGAGTGGTGGGCCGGCATCGGTGTGGACTTTGCGGTCAAGGTCATCTGA
- a CDS encoding extracellular solute-binding protein, translating to MFHRQLVLGAMLAAIAASSVAQEKVLNLYSARHYQTDEALYADFTKATGIKINRVDGDDAGILARLKSEGASSPADVILLVDAARLWKAQSEGLFQPVKSRLLDERIPANLHSKEGSEGTQWFGFSTRARVIVYNKASVRPEDVDTYEALADPKNKGKLCTRSGSHPYNVSLFGALLEHDGAAKTEAVLKGMVANQARQPVGGDTDQIKAVGSGECGVAISNSYYVARLLRSTKPEDVALMEKVGIVWPNQKSYGAHVNIAGGGVARHAPHKAEAVQFLEYLASDSAQRYFAEGNNEWPAVQSVKTENPALAKMGPFKAEVINVGAVGANQQKVLQMLDRVGYK from the coding sequence ATGTTCCACCGTCAACTCGTCCTCGGCGCCATGCTGGCTGCCATTGCCGCTTCCAGCGTCGCGCAGGAAAAGGTATTGAATCTCTACTCGGCGCGTCACTACCAGACTGACGAAGCCCTCTACGCCGATTTCACCAAGGCCACCGGCATCAAGATCAACCGTGTCGATGGCGATGACGCCGGCATCCTGGCGCGCCTGAAGAGCGAAGGCGCCTCCAGCCCGGCCGACGTGATCCTGCTGGTCGATGCCGCGCGCCTGTGGAAGGCGCAGAGCGAAGGGCTGTTCCAGCCGGTCAAGTCCAGGCTGCTCGACGAGCGCATTCCCGCCAACCTGCACAGCAAGGAAGGCAGCGAAGGCACGCAGTGGTTCGGCTTCTCCACGCGCGCCCGCGTGATCGTCTACAACAAGGCCAGCGTCAGGCCGGAAGACGTGGATACCTACGAAGCCCTGGCCGACCCGAAGAACAAGGGCAAGCTGTGTACCCGCAGCGGTTCGCATCCCTACAACGTGTCGTTGTTCGGCGCGCTGCTGGAACATGACGGCGCGGCCAAGACCGAAGCCGTGTTGAAGGGCATGGTCGCCAACCAGGCGCGCCAGCCGGTGGGCGGCGATACCGACCAGATCAAGGCGGTCGGTTCGGGCGAATGCGGCGTGGCCATTTCCAACTCCTACTACGTGGCGCGCCTGCTGCGTTCCACCAAGCCGGAAGACGTGGCGCTGATGGAGAAGGTCGGCATCGTCTGGCCCAATCAGAAGAGCTATGGCGCGCACGTGAACATCGCCGGTGGCGGCGTGGCCCGGCATGCCCCGCACAAGGCCGAAGCGGTGCAGTTCCTGGAATACCTGGCCAGCGATTCGGCCCAGCGTTACTTCGCCGAAGGCAACAATGAATGGCCGGCCGTGCAGAGCGTGAAGACGGAGAACCCGGCGCTGGCGAAGATGGGGCCGTTCAAGGCCGAAGTCATTAACGTCGGTGCGGTGGGGGCCAACCAGCAGAAGGTGTTGCAGATGCTGGATCGCGTCGGCTACAAATAA